GAGTGAGAAAAAAGCTAGGGATGGTCTTGAAAGCAGTTGGAACTATAGTTCCTTCAGTGCTCGTACCGCACACTGGTCGGCTGCAcgtcataatttattttatttgtgtctTTCAAACAGAGGGTGGTCAATTTAAAATGGcagtttttaacaaatttaaaaattactttCCTGTGCTGTACCTTTTTGTTCGTTCTATTCACTAATTCAGTTTAAACCTTTAACCAAATTCAACATTAATAATTTCTCGAGTAATTTTGTCACTCTAGAAAATGGACACATGTTGGTATTTGATGCATATTTCAATTATGCATGATACATATTTAATTTCCCCTGCTGATGTTAAATGCATTTCCCTCGTTCGCTGTAAATTAGTTTTCCTACAGACCAGCGACTTGTAACAACTGTTGTGCCATGGAAGCTGAACAATATTTTAGAAGTTTCTTCAACTTTTACCGGCACCATCGAATCGATCCAGCGGACAAAAAGAATCCATTCAAGCTAAACCCGTACCGACATAAGCTGTACATTGTGAAGTCCATCCTGACTCTTCTGGTGTGCTTACTGTTGGGATTGTGTGGCAAATCGTTCGAAGACAACTTCATTCCCAATGAACACTGCATCAGCCGTATGATTAATTGGTTCTGTCTTGGTTCGACGTTAATCACTGCGTTCGTCGTTGCTTGGGAGTCGTTGGCATCCTGCAAGGAGGATGTGCAAATATGGAACACATTCCATACCATCGAGGCCGCTCTGAACGTGTGCAATCGCAACTCCAGGAGCATTTTTTCCAAAAGTCAACGGCTTTACAAAGTAATTTTTTACACACTCATTGTTCTGCTATGCGTGATCGTAGTAATTTTACTGATCCAGTGCCGGCAAATGGAGAGAGCATTGATCGATTTCATCATCATATTTGAGTTGCTTAGTACTGTGGATATGCAGAGAATCCTTCATTTATTGCTATACATTCGTATTTTGACGTGCTACCTGTACAAACTGAAGCAAGACATCCGGATTGCTGTGCTGACGATAAACACTGGTGTGGCCGCAACAAACCATGAACGTGAAGCTCTAGATCGGCTGAAGAAATGTTGTACATG
This Anopheles marshallii chromosome 3, idAnoMarsDA_429_01, whole genome shotgun sequence DNA region includes the following protein-coding sequences:
- the LOC128716379 gene encoding uncharacterized protein LOC128716379, with amino-acid sequence MEAEQYFRSFFNFYRHHRIDPADKKNPFKLNPYRHKLYIVKSILTLLVCLLLGLCGKSFEDNFIPNEHCISRMINWFCLGSTLITAFVVAWESLASCKEDVQIWNTFHTIEAALNVCNRNSRSIFSKSQRLYKVIFYTLIVLLCVIVVILLIQCRQMERALIDFIIIFELLSTVDMQRILHLLLYIRILTCYLYKLKQDIRIAVLTINTGVAATNHEREALDRLKKCCTCYFLCMKAFEQIHDQFSWGLFMVCLKFNMIVWNEIYWTVYRAIMETSFELFCLNVVPYHFVFMSLTWACESLYAEINVLSQLLYTVDMNKASNSIKIRVTQLMLLLDYKVFSFYTFGICRVSYRLIVQYVISGVTKVSFIAQIMKDFYTGMRFDAKVY